AGACTATGTACGCATTGGCCGAGAAGCAGACGAAGTTCTCAAAGCGTATTCAACGCAATTGAGAAACTGACCAATTATCATCGTTGGTAAGCGCTGTGCTTTCCCATTCAGATCACAACCTTCGGCTTGAATGACAGAATCACCAGCATCGTGAAAACCCAGGCATTGGTGCATTTGTATGTTCGCTTCTTCCCATGTAGCAAAATGAACTGTTGTCGACCAGTTTCGCTGAAAATTTGTCTTTTCTCTCAATGCTTCATAGAAGTCATTGTCACTTGGAGGAATTCCAGTCTCCCAATTCTTTCATCTGTGCCGTACTGCGAACTTTGGCTGCGCGACGGAGATCTCATGGGCCATTGGAACTGGATCGCCTTCCTTGTTTGTCCCAACGTGCGGAAGCTAGTGACGATAACCTACTTGTACCTAGATATGTACTCTCCAGCGCTAACGAGTGCCGTACAAGTGTCCTGTCGGCTTTAGATACGGGAGGAATCTTGGTTTTGTGGAGAGTGTTGGCCCCGCCTGCTGTTAGCCGGTATACTCTTCCAGGAAGATCCCACGATGTGACGATTTGGGATTTATAGCGGCCGACTGCCATGTCCACTTAGCCAGAGGTGATGCCACCCGCACCTTTTACTGCCCACCGAAAGCCTAAGGATTGCAAACGTAAGGTTGAAGGCCATACTCTACGACTTCGCTTTGATATCCGTTAACAGCCGTCAGCGTCGCTACTTGAGTCAATTTTGGCCACTTAGCTCACAATATCTTGGGAACTTCGCCTCAAACCGGACTGGACCATTCGGTTCCGGTAGAACGTCCGCAACAAGCAGGCAGACGTCGCAGGTCCTATATAACACCACGATGCCTCATGTTACCGATTTAAAGTACTTTGACCCCTGCGCCGCCACTGCGTCCATGTTCTTGTACGCCCAGGGTTCATCCGTTGTTTGCTGTCACCATGATACTCTTACCATTGAACGAAGGTTTTCTCGACACGCTGATGAGGTTCAATTGTTAGTGGTTGATAATCAGAGTGAGGCTGGTGGTGGCCGCTTCGTTGTCAGTTACGATGCTGGCCAAACAGCAATTGTGTGGGATCTAATGACAGGCGATGAGATCTCTCGATTTGCCTGTTATGATCATTTAACTGTCGCAGCGTGGATGAAAAATGGCAATGTGGCTTTTGGTAAGTTACTGAAATAAGTTTTGATGATCATGACTGACTATTTGAAGGCAATACAAAAGGAAGCATTATCATGTTTGAGCCTTCAACATCCGAACATGTTTCTTCACGAACTACTGACCAAATTTCTGTGACGGCATTGGCACCGTCGGCTGATTGTCGAACCTTTGCTATCGGGTGAGTCGTGATCCTCCTTTTCACTCAAATCTCACTAACACAGTCTCAGCTACCAGAATGGCTCTTTATTCGTTGCAACCTTGCAACCACGCTTTACTATCTTACACAATCTTACCACTTCCAAAGGACCATCACCCATCGTCAACCTCGCATGGCATGCTTCTTCGCCTCGGCAAAAGTCCGACATGCTTGCTGTCCAGATGCATGACGGTGACTTACGAGTCTGGAGCGTGGCAAAGAAGTACAGCGCTGATGACCCTGCAAAGGTGGTTCGAAACCTTAGGAAAGCTGAGGTCACGAGGGATGGACCCAACTGGATGGGATGGTCCAAGAACGGTCGCATAATTCAATATTCCGACTCGTAAGTTTGCAGCTTGCCATCACCATAAAACACCCTAGGCTACGCGCGCGCTTAGCTGCATGACTCCTTATCATCAACTAACATATACACAGGCAAACACAGTCATGGGATGTTAGGACAAAGCACATCACCCATGATCCCATCCCgactcttgatcttgttcGCGGCCTCGCCGTCTATGGCCCAGGTGCCACGTTGTTCACCCTTGGACCCAATAATACCGTGCAGCAGTTCGACCTGAAGTCCCCGGCCATCATGGTTGCCAATGTCCAACACCCAGCAATCCTATTGCCACCCTCTCCTCCAGTCTCAGAAGAAAGTGGTGATCGATCAGCGACCTCGACTACTACTATCGCCTCCGAGTCTGAGACGAGCTCTATTCCCCTGTATATGGATATTTCCGAGAGTGACGAAGATCACTTATCACCATTTGCTCGCCTGACTCGACGCCAAGCTTACGGCTCTGGTAATGAGCCTTACGAATCAGCTAGCCCTGTCTCAAGTCGGAGCGGACTTTCATCCTTATCGAAATCCTCAGCTGGGTCGTCCCAAACCCCTGGCCGTTACCCCGGATCCATGAGGTCAAGAGGACTGTCAGAAAACACCTATATCTCGGCTACAACCTCGATCAGGTCATCAACTATTGGCAACAGTGCTCACGGTAACACGAGAGATTTGGACACTTATTCCATGGGATACTCTCTTGGCACTACAAGTGTTCCTTCCATAGCCTCAAGCCGATCACGAAGAAGACCTTCTCGCCTGCGCAATGAAGTTCCCCGTAGCCCTGACGACAACAAGGTGCACGACCTATTCAAGTGTGCTCGGGCGCGTCTCAGTGACATTCCTTACAAACATGCTATGGGTGCCAACAGTGCTCGTCTCACCAATGATGATCTGCGCCGTCAAATGCTCAATACCATCTTCGGATGGAACAAAGAGGTTGAAGACCTGATTAGGGATGAGATGAGTAGGCATACCCAAGGATCTCCCAGCCGCATTCTCTTGGCCAAAtggcttgatgatatcaatccCAATATCATGAACGCAAACTTCGAGAACATGACTTCTTCTGACTGGATGTTATTGGCTCTGAGTGGCATCGGCGGCCATGCCTCACAACAGAAGCTTGGCCATACATACGTCCAGCGCCTGCTTGAGGCTGGCGACGTGCACACAGCAGTTACTATTATGCTTGGCATGGGTGATCACAATGACGCTATTGAGGTTTATATCTCTCACAAGCGTTACATGGAGGCACTGATCCTCACATGCCTCTCAGCCCCTAGTGTTTGGGAACGACAAGCTGCTATTATCAGGAAATGGGGGAAGTGGGCAGTTCAACATGGCCAACAGCAGCTAGCAATCCGATGCTTTGCTTGCACCGACCAGGAGTCTACTGAGCCTTGGACTTCTCCATCCGCCGCGCAGCTGAACTTCCAGACTATGACTCCCAGTATTCCTGAGATCCTAAGCCCGCCTCTCTCACCTCCCGGTGTTCAACGTTGCCTCCAACGCAGCATCGCAAAGACCTCTGCTCTCAAGCTTATCACCTCATTTGGTGATCAAATGCAAAAGACAAAGTTCTTTGCTGGCGACGGTGGTCAAACCCCGATTGCCGCGGGTGTTACCCCTATCGCTGACTCTGCCCGCTCTCCCGCTTTCTCTCATGCCTCCAACAACGAGGCCCCGACAGCCTTCCTTCGCCCTTCAAACAATAGCAGATTCAATACCACAGTGTCTGCCCGAGGACGTGGGCGTTTGCCGTCCATTGGTGAGATTCCCTCAGACCTCAAACCGGGGGCACTTCGATCTGCTGAGCTGTCTGCTGTGCCTGATGACTATGAGCCTCGATCTGGTCATGTTCGAACACCATCTGGCAATGACAACATGATGATGGGTACCGCATCACATCGTGCCGCTACTGCAAGCccgatgatgatgcgagAGCATGCTCAACTCATTGTCCAAGCGAGCGAAGGAGATTTTTCACCGCCACCGGACCAGGCCGCTATGTTGAAAATGCAACAAACATCACGTAACCATCGCAATGGCTCTCGTGACCGCATTCCTGTGGGTGTGAATCTACCGCTGCATCCTGGGCCCTCTCATGACGACATTACATCCCCAGAGCAGTCCGTCACTTTTTCTACTCGCTACCACTGGCCAACTCGCCGCAGAGGCCCAGCCTCTGTGACAGGTTCGGTCACTTCTGCGTCGAGCGCCGGAAGAAGCCTTCGTCATCAAGCTGTGCGAAACCGAGAAGATTACATCCATAGCTTGGATGCTGCCAAGCACTACTCCAAGAGACAACGCAGTCGTCAGCGTAGCCATTCAAGAACTCGGGATGCTTCACCAGATCATCCTGGAAGTCGAGAGCGAACCACACGCTCCAGGGAACCTTCCGAGGACCGTGGACGTGTCAGCGCTTGCCATTGGCCCAAGGCAAAACGATCACCAACTTCCCCAATCCCCATGTCTCCAGAGTACTTGCTGAACTTGAGCACTCCACGACATGGTCAGATCGGTGAGCCAAACACAGTACGCAAGGTAAGCGGTTCAATTGTCAAACCACAAAGCCGCAATTCAAACCGTGGAAGCCGCCGCAGGAGCCCAGAAGGTCTCTCTCGCCCGCCAGCTCTCACACTTCGTGCCCGAAGCCAAGGCCGGGAGAGTTCTGCACAGCGTTCTCCTTCGTCACCCTTGCCTCTGAGTGCTACTGTTCACCAGTACCAGGGTTccgaggatgaagagaacTACAGAGCAGCCATAACAGCTCAAGAGGAATTCAGGAACAAGCACAGCCGCAGTAGCAGCCGAGGCCTTGGCTCGCCGGCACTGAGCAAGCAAGATGCTTCGGAGCACCGACGCAGAGCCAATTCTGAGGTCGCCAACTTTGACGGTTCCACTTCAACTGAGCATGCTGGTGACCTCAAGCAAATGAATAACGAGCGTCAGCGAAAGAAGGAACAGGCTGCACGAGAACTCGAGGAGCGCCGCAAGTCTCTGGCCAAGCGTGCCCAAACACCTTCAATCCCTCATTCTAACGAGTTCGCTCCTGCTTTTGCGATCACGGTTAAGACTGCTGAGCCTAAGCCTCTACCTGACGATATCCCACCTCGCAGTGCTACTGAGCCCCCACAAAAGAGCATGTACGCCCGCAACGGACCTGTTATTGGACTTCCAGCGACCCCCAAAGCCATGAGACTCATCATTGAGGGCAACCATGATCAACCAGGAAGCACTCCCAGACCCAACGTGCCTTCGATTCCAGCCAGCTTCTCTCAGCGATACTCGCCAGAAACCTCACCTCAACAGTCGCCTGAGAGAGAAGCGCCAGTCCCCGAGCCCAGTCTCACTCTGCTGCGATCCACCGTCTACCAGCCACCGGCGCGACCTCATATCCCTCGTAGCATGTCAGCCCCAATTCCAGATGAACCTGGCCAGCGCCCTGCTCGTCTTGCACGCAAGAGCAGTGTTGGACGTATCGAAGAAGTTGTCCCTAGTAAGCAACGACGCTCTCACGAAGATCCTATgccccctccccctcctccgGCGCCCCCAGTTCTCAAGGAATTCAGGCATTTGGCTTCACCTCCACCGCCTCCTGTCCCTTTGCAACACGCCCAGCGATATTAGAAGACTGGCCCTGTTGCATCAGGCATGATTGATATTGTCATGGACGACGATTTATCATCTGGTAATGATCAAGCGTCAGAGGCCAGCCCTCCGGCACCAGCTTCCCACAGGAGCCACAACCGAGGCAGAAGCATTGGAGACAGCAGCATCTCAGGCCGCATTCACAAGGTCAGTGAGCGACTTCGTTCTGCCAGCCGCAATCGAAAGGAGCATGTCCGATTTGCCCCTTCCGAGGCTCCCTTTGAGAGCATTCCTATACCTCGACGATGAAGTCTCCCCCGCCAGTGTCATTCAACCCTGATGTTTCGCGTTCGCCAATTGATTCTCGAAACAAGCACTTGTCGACTAGCTTGAACCGAAACGAGATGATCTAGGAGGTCTCTCGCGACGGTGGCCAGCGTGGTGTGTATTATTTCCTCCTTTCTACCACCCTCTATAGATTTCCTTTCCATTTGATGCTGTGTATGGCGATCAGTGCTGGATGCCATCTCAAGTTGATACCGAAATTTTTAATGCGTGCATTCTGTTTGTTATCCGTCTCTTCGTATTCTGTTGCAATTGCTTAGCCGATAAGGGCTCGACAGCTGTTAGGCAGAATGTATGATGACTTGACGTGCAGGGTCAAGTCCGAAGTTCTTAATTATGATGGCTCCATATTCTCCAGCGGCAGAACCTGTTTGATTGAGTAATCTCATGTTATCAATCAGACGGATAAGAGCGCAGGCCAgaagggggggggggggggttcATGTCATGGGAGACCTCCAGGCGTGTCGCAAGTCGTGAGCTAAGCATAGTCCGGACTCCGAACAACTTATATTGTACCACTGAACCTCCTGTATTAGCAACTGAGCCTGAATAGCTCCTGGATGGCATATTATGTCGCGGAGAGTCCATGCAGCATGCCTACTCTCTGCGCTAGAAGACAACCAGACTCTACAATTGTGGCGGTCATCAGAACCGGGAACAGCTCATTACCATCGCTTCTGCACCTTCGCTACCGGAGGAAGGGCCGTAGGCCACCCCGATAGCGCCGGAATTTGACCTTACGTTAGATGGCATGCTTGCAGGGCTTTCACGTCTATAAGGCGAAATATCGGGAAGGCATTCCCGTCAAGCAAAGCCCAGATGATGGCGATACCATGGTAACGGACGTAGGTAATGGAGATGTGGGGAGGCGGCGGGGGTCATTCTGATCGACCTCACATAACTGAGGGTAATATATTGGAACACTTGccttcctcatcatctcggCCGTGACTTTCTAGTGTGGCTATAGTTCTCTCCAATTAATTGCTGATATcggaagaagctgagaacGATCTGACACGTAAGACAGAGAGGCCTGAGAAGGTAGATAGGGATCTGAAGCTGAAGACTGAGGGAAGCAATCTCGTCGAATCTGCAAGCAATACAATGGCCAATAGGAGGCTTTTCTTCGGAGCGCTCTTTGTTCACTTGTCCGGTATTTGGACGACGCCATCGACAAACGCCTCCCGCTGCCTCAAATCTAATGTAGAGAAGAGCCACAGCGTATATAGACGCGTCCTTCATATCGCCTAGAATCTGTTTAATTACAGCTTGCCGAATGTATTCAACTTTCTTAATTCCAGAATATCACAGACCGGGCACGGAGCGCGCCGTTCTGACACAGCCCCACTTTGGCACTGAAGGGGTAGAATCTGACTGGCCTAAAATTGCTAAAGTTTCGGTAATGATTGAGCCGCAGCATCATTGCATCACTCTTGTCAGTGGACTAAAGGCATATTGATGACTCGGCGATGGAGGAAAGCCTTGCAGAGCCTATAGGCAAAGCCGTACAGCGGCCGGTGACACGAAAGACTCTGTCTATCAGAATTGTTGCGATAACTTGCTTCAAGATGGGGCAGCTGCTGTAAGCTAAGATGACAAGCGCGGAATATTCACCAAGACTCTCTGTTTGAGGAGGATACGTTTGAAGATTTAAGATGCTAGGTATATGAGGGCTAATATACTCTAAAGTTGTAGCAATGGTATCGAATTATTGAAGTCTAGGGTACTCTAGTGAATATTATATGATCATATAGCTCTGGACTTGTTGCCTGGGATGCATTCGGTATGACACCCCTATCTTGAACAGGGTTCCCGTGACACCACGTAGAAAGATTAAAGGGGGCAGAAGCGGCTCTATATTCAAGTCAAAAGCCTACAACAACGGCGCTTCCAGTGGCTTTAGCTCAACGGCAAAGTAAAGAAACACCAGGCAAGCTTAGTCTTTTGAGCAATGCTTCTTTGCCATCTTCGGCTTTGATGGTGCTCTTCGCTTTCTGCTTCGCTCCTCTTGCTCAATGACAGGGACTGCAGCAGGGATGAACTGAACACCGCGGTTTCGGCTGTTGGGTCGTACGTGTAACCTGCGGTGGTTGTTGAGATTATCTTGACGGTTGAATTGGTCCTTTCCGCAGAACTCGCATGAGAAACGGTTGGGCCCTTCACCATGGAAACTGTAGTTTATTAGTGAAAatgttctttttttttttatgAATCTTAGTAAGTCCTTACACTTGCTTGTGACGCTTAAGGTGCTCATTTCGTTGGAAGGCCTTGTGGCAACCAGGGTAGTCACACTTGCACATGGCTCTTTGAACACTAACTTGAGCAGAATTGGGCTTGCTCGATCGCTTCCTTGATGATCGGGTCTGAGCTCGCTTAAGTTCGGCACTCTTCTGTTGGATCTCGTGCACCATCAACTTCCTTTGAGCACGCTTGTAGTTAGGAGAGTTGAGGTCGTGGAAATGGTAACCAAGCTGTGACTGAGAGTGGTGGTCCAAGTCAAAAGCGTCAAAATCACTAGAGAGTTGTCTGATGGGAAAGAATGTGTTGGTGCTATCGTTGGCACAACACCATGATGAGCCGGTCTCGGCAGCTTCAGAGCCAGAGATGCTTTGCATTGGTGTCATCGTGAATGAGGCGGGGCCCATGGAAGCATCAGGAGAGTACGAATACATGCCAAAGGAGCTTTGTGGTGTTAGTGATCCCATTGAACCGTTTTGTGCCATGTTCATGTCCATCATATGCTCGCACTCGAAGCCGAGTTGCTCTTGATTCATGGGAGTGCTGGGGAGGGAGTCGAAGAATGAGGCGtgctcaggctcaggcttcACAGGCCCGAACATGAACTTGCCCATTGCTGATGGGGGAGGGGTCAGCTCTGCCCGGTGACGGACAGGGCTGTAAGAAACCCCAAAGTCGATGTTGCTGAATCCATCAGGTGTTGACCGTCGAGGTGTAGGAGTGAACGGGTCGTAGGCTGATGAGGCCGAGGAGAAACTTGTGGTGGTAGAAGGACAGGACATGGGCTGGCTGCAGAGGCTGAAAGCGGCGTCGTCCATGCCGAACCGGTAATCTGACTCGAGATGCATTTTGGCGTAAGAATGAAGAAAAGCTTAAACAAGGTGAAGGCTCCGAAATGTCGCTGGGAGAGTAGTAAGAATAACGATAATACCTGGAGGCTGGCTTGCTTTGTCGAAGGACATGGGGCCTCTGTTATATAGTGACTTGACCATCAAGATCCCCCGCCACTTGAGAACTGAACCATACTGAATGGGTTGGATTGGAGAGTTCTGCAAGTCTTAGACATCAACACTGCAAGTCTCACAGATAGTTCCTGGTTGCTATTCGATGCTGCATACTGCAGAGGACCGAGCGGCACGGGAATATCTGCAAAGGTCTAAAATGGCTTGATATCGGTGGCCGAGCTGGCCCCTATAGCCATTGCAAATACAGATGATCTGGCGATTGCATAGGTCATCGTAGTTCGTGGCCCTGCATGAATCCACCTACTCTGTGTTGTGCATACACATGTCAGTTACCATCATACTCTTGATGCAGGAAGCTTAACGAATCATCAACCGCACCTTCAGCCCTCAAGATTCGGTACAGGGGAGGGGATCCCATTAGCTGAGAAGCAGGAACGAGATCAATAGGATTGATTGAAATGGTACCACCAGCGTTCTTTCCTGGAGCTCCCACGATCGGTTGCAAACCCAATCAGCATTATCATGGCCATAGATTACCAAAGGCAGAACGTCACAGATCCTTTAGATTCTAATATTAAGGTGTATAATAATTCTTGCCCTCCGTCAAAAGAATACTAAGGCCCCGTGTACTCATCAATAGCAGGGACACAGTAAATGGTCCGGCCGAGAATGCTAGACGATGCTGCAGCACATCATGGCGCGCTTTGCGATAGTGTCAAGTTCTCTGCAAGGGGGCTTGTTCAAGCAACGGGTCTACATTCAGCTGGTTGAGGTACTCTAATGCCCCACCGCGTAGCTTCAAGCGGACCAACCAACTCCATGCTACTGAGATGATGCAGTCGATAGTCTGATGCTTTCGGTTAGATCACGGAACTGCACTGAT
This genomic interval from Fusarium oxysporum f. sp. lycopersici 4287 chromosome 3, whole genome shotgun sequence contains the following:
- a CDS encoding hypothetical protein (At least one base has a quality score < 10); this translates as MPHVTDLKYFDPCAATASMFLYAQGSSVVCCHHDTLTIERRFSRHADEVQLLVVDNQSEAGGGRFVVSYDAGQTAIVWDLMTGDEISRFACYDHLTVAAWMKNGNVAFGNTKGSIIMFEPSTSEHVSSRTTDQISVTALAPSADCRTFAIGYQNGSLFVATLQPRFTILHNLTTSKGPSPIVNLAWHASSPRQKSDMLAVQMHDGDLRVWSVAKKYSADDPAKVVRNLRKAEVTRDGPNWMGWSKNGRIIQYSDSQTQSWDVRTKHITHDPIPTLDLVRGLAVYGPGATLFTLGPNNTVQQFDLKSPAIMVANVQHPAILLPPSPPVSEESGDRSATSTTTIASESETSSIPLYMDISESDEDHLSPFARLTRRQAYGSGNEPYESASPVSSRSGLSSLSKSSAGSSQTPGRYPGSMRSRGLSENTYISATTSIRSSTIGNSAHGNTRDLDTYSMGYSLGTTSVPSIASSRSRRRPSRLRNEVPRSPDDNKVHDLFKCARARLSDIPYKHAMGANSARLTNDDLRRQMLNTIFGWNKEVEDLIRDEMSRHTQGSPSRILLAKWLDDINPNIMNANFENMTSSDWMLLALSGIGGHASQQKLGHTYVQRLLEAGDVHTAVTIMLGMGDHNDAIEVYISHKRYMEALILTCLSAPSVWERQAAIIRKWGKWAVQHGQQQLAIRCFACTDQESTEPWTSPSAAQLNFQTMTPSIPEILSPPLSPPGVQRCLQRSIAKTSALKLITSFGDQMQKTKFFAGDGGQTPIAAGVTPIADSARSPAFSHASNNEAPTAFLRPSNNSRFNTTVSARGRGRLPSIGEIPSDLKPGALRSAELSAVPDDYEPRSGHVRTPSGNDNMMMGTASHRAATASPMMMREHAQLIVQASEGDFSPPPDQAAMLKMQQTSRNHRNGSRDRIPVGVNLPLHPGPSHDDITSPEQSVTFSTRYHWPTRRRGPASVTGSVTSASSAGRSLRHQAVRNREDYIHSLDAAKHYSKRQRSRQRSHSRTRDASPDHPGSRERTTRSREPSEDRGRVSACHWPKAKRSPTSPIPMSPEYLLNLSTPRHGQIGEPNTVRKVSGSIVKPQSRNSNRGSRRRSPEGLSRPPALTLRARSQGRESSAQRSPSSPLPLSATVHQYQGSEDEENYRAAITAQEEFRNKHSRSSSRGLGSPALSKQDASEHRRRANSEVANFDGSTSTEHAGDLKQMNNERQRKKEQAARELEERRKSLAKRAQTPSIPHSNEFAPAFAITVKTAEPKPLPDDIPPRSATEPPQKSMYARNGPVIGLPATPKAMRLIIEGNHDQPGSTPRPNVPSIPASFSQRYSPETSPQQSPEREAPVPEPSLTLLRSTVYQPPARPHIPRSMSAPIPDEPGQRPARLARKSSVGRIEEVVPSKQRRSHEDPMPPPPPPAPPVLKEFRHLASPPPPPVPLQHAQRY
- a CDS encoding hypothetical protein (At least one base has a quality score < 10), translating into MHLESDYRFGMDDAAFSLCSQPMSCPSTTTSFSSASSAYDPFTPTPRRSTPDGFSNIDFGVSYSPVRHRAELTPPPSAMGKFMFGPVKPEPEHASFFDSLPSTPMNQEQLGFECEHMMDMNMAQNGSMGSLTPQSSFGMYSYSPDASMGPASFTMTPMQSISGSEAAETGSSWCCANDSTNTFFPIRQLSSDFDAFDLDHHSQSQLGYHFHDLNSPNYKRAQRKLMVHEIQQKSAELKRAQTRSSRKRSSKPNSAQVSVQRAMCKCDYPGCHKAFQRNEHLKRHKQVFHGEGPNRFSCEFCGKDQFNRQDNLNNHRRLHVRPNSRNRGVQFIPAAVPVIEQEERSRKRRAPSKPKMAKKHCSKD